The Panthera leo isolate Ple1 chromosome A3, P.leo_Ple1_pat1.1, whole genome shotgun sequence genome contains the following window.
AAGGCCTGAAGGGTGGGTGGGTTCCTTAAAAAGAATATGCCAGACAGGCCCTAGGGAGACAGGATAGGTACGggagccttttctttctcttttttttttttttagtgtatttttttttcttaatttaaaaccCAGGAATCCTCATTTTTGACCAGTTGTGCTTTTATTAATAAGTATGAATCATGAGCAAGTAGTCATGCAGGAAACTTTatcctctgcccacccacccacagaAAAGGCTAGTGCTGGAAATGAACAGAACACAGCAGGAAATGAGTGAAGGTAGAAGAGGGGAGCGGGGGAGCTGCAGCTTTATCTTTGAGGAGCATTTGGGAGGGAAGGGCTCCCAGAGTCTGTTAGCAGGAACAGAAAAGCCTGCCATAAGGCACAGAAGACTGTCCCTGCCAGTGAAACCAAACCACCTTTTGAAACTTTCCACTGGGGCCATTTTGCAGGTGGAGCCAGGAGCTCAAGTCTCtgcctggtgggggtgggagtggaggtgaGGAAAAACAGCAGGGAATACACTGGGGCTTAAAAGTTGTCTGGATACACTCTGACTTGGTGGAAAGACAGAATTGGGAATCCCGAGACCTGATTTGACATTCTGACCTTGCTAATTATCAACGTGACTTTAAGCAGGTTGCTTAACCCTTCTAAGACTCCTTTTATCTATACAATCGGAGAAACAATACCTACCTTTTAAAGGGTGGCCATGAGGATGATGTGAGGAAATGTATGTGAAGGCAGATTGCAAAGTCTAAAGCACAGAACAAATGTAAGGTGTATTTGCATATCAGTTTACTTCCACTTACAAATAGACCCAGGGTCTAACCTGGATGAGTCCTACACACCTTCCTCCCTGCCAGCTGAAGCACAgctccttccctgcccaccccatgCTAATTGTTAACTGGCTTGCCCTCTATCTTCAGCCATCTCCAAGATCACAGCTTTTTTTCTGGTGGAAAGGAGCTGTGAAATGTGGCTTTGGCCAGTGCGGGAGAAGGGGCCTTTATGTGTACCAGCAAAGACCCGATTGTTACTGAATCCAAACTGGGCTGCTTTTCCCAATTATCTCCACTACTCTTCTGGTCTCCACTTTCAGATGCCAAGTTTTAACTCAGAACAAAAGCTCCTGTCGGGACTGATTTATAATCCAGATCTGCTGACGGGGCCCTAGTGTTCCTCCCCTCCAGGACTGCACCCGCTTAAAGTTACCACCAGAGCCTCGGGGCTCCAGACTCTACCTCTGTCATTTGCCCTTAGCCAAGAGGAGGCATCTGTGTCTGGGTGCCGGTGGGCCGGCCTCCCTGGAGTTTGTCCACCTGCCCAGCTCCGAGAACCAGCTGGCAAGGTCCACCCCAGCACCGAGGCCAGAGCTACAAGTGACTTCTAGGAGCCAGTGTGGGCAGAGGCAGGCTGTTCTAAAGGTGGTGGTTGGTTCTCCAGCGCGGCTCCCCTCAGCCGCTTTCATCTGAAAACCAGGGCTCATGTCACTTGTTATTCAGTCACCCAGTGGCATCAGAAGGAGTCATTTCTTGGGGGTAGGCTCTGTGCAACAGGAGTGGAGGGTTGTCTTCACCGGGAGCTGGGTAAGGGTGCTGCTGCCCCTCTGTGTGGAGCATGAAAAACAAGGGGCAGACTCGCGGGAGATGAGTGGGTCATCCTGGCTGGTAAGACCCGTTCCAGTCTGACTGGGGGGCCAGTGGGCGTTGGGGCCAAGAAACGAAGTAGAACTGGGGGGCAAAAGAGAGACCACTTAGGTCCGCCCCGAAGAGGAGCCTCGGTTTCTCCTGCACCCCTCCCTCGGATACTCGCTGCGAGGTGGCTTGCTTGCGTTCGTTCCTGCAACTGCAGCGTGGGGAGCCCCTCAACCCCATTCCTGACTCCGGCCGCCCAGTCCGCAGTTGGCCTTAGGGGACACTTCAGAAAGACCGGGTGAGTCCGATCCCCCTAAGGCAATGCCCGGagtccctcccccgccccacctcccggCACGGTGGCGCAGTCCGCGACTTCGAGGCGCTGGGCGGCAGGGCGCGGGGAGGGTCGGGGGTCGGAGCCCGCGGGCGGGGAGGTGGGAGACCGGCGGGTCGCGGCGGGTCTCAGCCCCCTCCGGGGCAGGCCTTAGCGTCCCGCCCCCGGTCTCCGCTcgaccccctcccaccccgcctgacgtcaggggggagggggcggagagcGGCGGCAGCTCTGGAGAAAGAGCCGGCGCCCGGCGCGGTGGCGCGGGGAGCCCGAGCCCAGGGGCGCCGAGCCGAACCGGGACCGAGGGGCGGTGGCAGAGGGGACAGCGGAggagggcgggcgggcgcgcgcaGGCGGGCGGTGGCGCGCGGGTAGGGGCGGACCGTGATCCAAGCCCAACGCGAGGGCGGCGCCCAGGGATTCAAGCCGCGAAGAAGAGGTGAGTGAGGCCAGGGTAGCGCGGGGCGGGAGCGCCAGGGCTCCGGGGCCGCCGCTTTGTCCCCCGACTCGGTCAGGGGCTGCCGCACGCGCGAGGGACTGAGTCTGGGGGCGCAGGGAGGGGTAGCAGCGGGGACAGCTGTCCGTCCGAGATCCTTCCTGCGCCCCCCGCGGGCTGCCAGGCGGGGGCTCGGGAGCCGGGCGAGCAGTGCCCGCAGCCATAGCGTCCGGAGGCGCAGACTGGTCAGGGGGAGCGGGGCTGATGGGACCGGGGGTCCCCCTTGCTGTCAGGTCGGCAGCCAGAATCCTCTCCAGGCCCCCGAgctgccccctgctcccccacccccgacgGAAAGTTTGGGGCGGGCTTGGACTGAGGCCGATGTTGTGGGATCGGATTTCCCTGCCGcggccccccgcccgcccgcctgctCAGGCTGAGGAGGCGGGTTGTCCTGGAAAGCCAAGCTCCCGACCCGAGCCGGGCCGCACAGTCCCCGGCAGGAGCGCTCACCCTGCAGCCGCGGAAGCCCTGTTCGTGCCACCCGTGGTCCGGGTGGGCGAGTGTGGGGGGCGCACCGCCTGGGCCCCGCgctcctccagcccccacccagccgTGCCCCTGCTTCCCCGCCCTGGgaagagctgggggtgggggaaccagTGTGCTGGCCGATTCTCCGAGCGCGCCGCGGGGTCTGGCCCTCGCctagggtgaggggcagagggaaggctgGGGGTGTGTTGGGGGgacggaggagggaggggtgaacGTATCCCCAGCCCCCCGCCCTTCCAGTGCTGGGATACTGGGCCGACAGGGGGCGTCCGCAGGCCGGGCTCGCCACGCTCCCAGCGCCGCCGCTTTGTTTGCGTTCAAATcccgggagctgggggaggggagaatccggggggggcggggggcggtggtggtgatCAAGGACGAGGTCTTGGCGGGTACCCTTTGTTTTGGGGTGAGCAGGtccccagattctgtgtctctgtaccTGGCACTGGAGGGCTAGAGCAGTAGAAATTAATCCAGATGGCTTGCCCAGGCTGGGGTCCCGGGGGCGCAACCCCTGAGTTGGGAAGGTTTGTCAGATCCTGGGGGAGCGCAGCAGGCGCCTGTCCTGCACCGGGCGTCCCCCGCGGTCGAAGAGGAACCCCTCTCgcgctccccacccacccctcgtctccccccgcccccgcctgagAGCGTCGTGGGGAGATCCCTGATTAGACTGGAGCCGGCTCTGTTGTCCCGCCACCTCTCAGCCCGAGGGTTAGTGTCTCTTAGGAGGCTGTGCGAGGAACAGGATGAGGCCCGGGTCATTTCCACGCCCATCCCAcccacttcctgcctcccttcttgGGCAACAAAGGGGCCTCGGGAAGCTGGGCCCCTTCGGCTCCCGGCCCCACTTCGGCCCTGCTGATGTGGAACCGGTGTTTGGGGCTCTGCCTGGCTATTGTCtgcgctgggggaggggagaggctggggccGGGACCCTCTCACGCCTGCTGCATTAAGTCTCCCTCCTTGGGGGGCTTCTGCCACCGCCCACCCACCGTATGCCCCTTCACCCTGCCAAGGGGTTTGCGTGCCAGAAGTACATCTTGGGGCTGGCTGGAGCCCTAGTGGGGGCAGGTCCTGCTTCCAGAGGTTATTTTAAGAAATCCTCAAATCTGTCAGGcctgagtgtgggggaggggggccccctttttattttctcaaacaaCTTCCTGTTGAGAGGGAGTGGGTGAGAGCCTGGGGGCTAGAGAAGGCTTCTTGGAGTGTCCATTCCTCCAGCTGATtcagctcctctcctcccctctgggggACCCCAGCTCCTTCCAAACCTGTGGGGGCTGGACCCAGGTGTGGGAGGGGACTAGGTCTTTGCTCCGAGGACTGGGCAAGTGGGGAATCCAGGGGCCTCCTGGGAAAGCCTGTCACTGCCTCCCCGGCATGGGCTTGTGTGGGCCCCCTTCCGGTCTGTTTTCTCTGGCTATGATTCTGACCCTTTCTTTTCCCCCAGCAGGGCAGCTGGCCTGGAGCTTAGAGCCGGGGCGTTTGCCatggccccacactgggctgtctGGCTGCTGGCAGTGGGGCTGTGGGGCCTGGGCATTGGGGCTGAGGTGTGGTGGAACCTGGTGCCCCGGAAGACGGTATCTTCTGGGGGTGAGTGCCTAAAGTCCTCAGGAGGAAGGCCAGGAGGTACTCGGGGGAGAAGAGCAATTGCTTCTAGATCATGCCAGCTTTATTCTGTTATTGGGCTCAAAACCCACCAATGTATCAGACACAGCTTTCTAAGAAATGTGAGTGAGTGACCCCAGGGACCCAGAACTGGGAGTCCTGGGATATCTCTCCTTCAGACAGGACCTGTCTGGTCCTGTTATGCAAGAAGAGAGACCATTCTCTATCACTCTTCCATGCTTTACTTCTGGAACTAGCGCTTACACTGAGAGCCCACAGAGACAAAACTGAGCCAGGACAGGCATAAAGCAAAGAGTGTCACCCCCTTCCCCAAAGTCTTTCTAGCTCtctgcccccaggagcccccttaTCAACCCTAATAGACCCCCTCTGCTGCCCTGACACTTGTGCCCTCTGGTGGCCCTGGATGTGTTTATGCATGTGCTCATTGGGGGGACAGCAGACTTGACAGTCCTTTGAGCACACACACCTGTAGTAAGAGATGATGTCAGGTGTTTGTATCATCACTGTGCTCTGGGGACCTGGGATGAGCTCACCTCCCACAGGCTCCACTCGGGTGCTAATGAAGCCCTCCCTTGCCAGCCTGTGTCTGGCTCAAAAGACTAAGACTGGTTTAGGGGGACCCTGAGGACAGGTCAGCAGCTATTTTGGGGGTTGATGTAGGAATCCTGTGACTATATTAATATTGTAGTACTTTGCATGGTGAATGACAACGAGGCTTCCCAGCCCCAAGGCTTCAGTTTCTGTCTGTGGTCCCCAGCTTCTGGTTTCCCTTGACCACCCTGGCTTGACCTCCTAGCCCCAACTAAGTCTTCCTGTCATCCCTGTTTGTCCCAGCAGCCAGTTGCTCTCGTTTTTCTGGCAGCCTGGATTTAGGTCCTGCTGGAGTGAAGAGTTTCCAAAGGCAAGGAGTGATTACAACTTCTGTACCTACTGCTCTACTGGATCAGGGGCCAGGGCCTGGCCAGACCCTGATGTGGGTAGCAGGCAGTGAAAAAGGAAGCAGTAGCAGAGGAAGCTGGGAGAGGGAAGAGCCCAGCTCAGCAGCCAGAGGTGCTGCTGACCCTGAGAGTAAGGGCCATCAGTCTGATGGCTTCCTCTGGCCGGAAGCTGTGGCTGAGatatctttccttcctccttaccAGCCCAGATTTGCCTCCTCCCAGGCTGGGAAAGGCCAGGGAGGCTTGGGTGGAGCTGTTAGAGCCAAAAGGCTATTAAAGAAGGCCCTTTATTGCCAGTCAGGGTGCTTGGCTGGCATCTGCTTGTGGGGTGCTGGCTGCAGTGTGGGAACAGGGGTGATTGGGCCCAGGAGACCACTGTAGAGAGGAAGGCTaattctggggggagggggatgcctGGAGCTCCAGGAAGGCCTTCCCATTCACCACCCTGCTCACTACCCCCTTGTCCCTGCAGAGCTGGCCACAGTAGTGCGGCGGTTCTCCCAAACGGGCATCCAGGACTTCCTGACATTGACCCTGACTGAGCAGACAGGACTTCTGTATGTGGGGGCCCGGGAGGCCCTGTTTGCCTTCAGCGTGGAGGCGCTGGAGCTGCAAGGAGCGGtgagaggcggggggtggggtggggggcggaatGGGGGTGGTTGGGAGCGGGAGGCACACAGGAGTGATGAGAGTGGCAGGGCCCAAAGGGGGGCTTTGCTTGATCAAGCTGTCCCCTCAACCCTGCTGCCCCTATGCTGTTCTCCCCTGTGGAAATCTTGCTCAGTGTCCAGGTCCACCCTCCTGGCAGAGTGGGCATGCTGCTTTCCCCCACCTACAGCTTTGGGACGGGTTGGGGCTTCTGTCCTCTTCTTCTGTCCCAAAGAATGGGGTCTGTGTGTCCTCACTTGGTGTCCCCATGTGGCTGCCACAGGCCATGCTTGTGGTACATGCTCAGTGTGTACCTGGGATGTTGATGTGCCCCCTCCTCTTCCTAGATCTCGTGGGAGGCACCAGCTGAGAAGAAGGCCGAGTGTATCCAGAAAGGGAAGAGTAACCAGGTGAGTGCTCAGGATACCACCAGGAAAGCCAGAGCCCCTGATACCAGCCAGGCCTCGCAGTGCATGCTgactaccccacccccaccctctcccttgGTCCCAGACCCATTCTTGGTTTTTGTGTGCCAAGTGCCAGGTCCTCATACTTTAACTGGGTGCTTTTCTCTCCCCAGACGGAGTGTTTCAACTTTATCCGCTTCCTGCAGCCCTACAACACATCCCATCTGTACGTCTGTGGTACCTACGCCTTCCAGCCCAAATGCACCTACATCGTGAGTgctgttttctcctttcagtcCCCTTCCTTGCCCTTCTCTGGACTCCCTCCCGGGCACTTCTgcatctcctcctcctcgtctcttCCCTACCCCTAGGACATGCTTACCTTCACTTTGGAGCGTGGAGAGTTTGAGGATGGGAAGGGGAAATGTCCCTATGACCCAGCCAagggccacactggcctccttgtgGGTGAGTGGCTGTCCCTGCTGCAGGCTGGGGAGTCCCCCAGAACTTGTTCTCGCTTTGGGGCTGTGTGTCCCGAATGTGTCTTCACGTCACTTCTGGTCTACCTGATCATGTGTCTCCCATAGATGGCGAGCTGTACTCGGCCACGCTCAACAACTTCCTAGGTACAGAGCCTGTTATCCTGCGCAACATGGGGCCTCACCACTCCATGAAGACAGAATACCTGGCTTTCTGGCTCAATGGTGAGCCTGGAGGAACTGGCGTGCGGACAGGGGGAGCCATGGGTGGGGGGCCCTGCAAGGGTCCCAggaccccctcccctgctaacccttctctctttcctgtagAACCTCATTTTGTAGGCTCTGCCTACATACCAGAGAGTGTGGGCAGCTTCACAGGGGACGACGACAAGGTCTACTTCTTCTTCAGTGAGCGGGCAGTGGAGTATGATTGCTATGCGGAACAGGTGGTGGCTCGGGTAGCCCGAGTCTGCAAGGTACGGAGTCCTGCAGTGGCGAGCCCTGGGAGCCCTGCCGGCTTGGCAGGACTGACTGGCAGTGTCCCCTTGCCATCTGCCAGGGCGACATGGGGGGTGCACGGACCCTGCAGAGGAAGTGGACCACGTTCCTGAAGGCGAGGCTGGTGTGCTCTGCCCCCGACTGGCAGCTCTACTTCAACCAACTGCAGGCACTGCACACCCTGCAGGATGCCTCTTGGCACAACACCACCTTCTTTGGGGTTTTTCGTGCACGATGGTGAGTTGGCCAGGAATCCttaggggtgggaggaagggatcTGTGGGTTAGGGATGGTTGATGAGTACAGTCTTCTGGGTGAAGTCCAAGTGGTCAGTTGACCGGAAGCCAAGGAAGATGTTGGGCATCTGCCCCTTTTCAAAGCCTCCCTGGGGGAGATGCACAGTGCCCTGCCCCCAGTGGTATATTAAAGCTGGCAACAACATTGCACACGCCCACGACTGCTTTGTGCTGGTCCCTGTCTTCCCGGTACTTGCCATGAGCTGGAGTAAAGTGGGCACCACGCCTGACTCGGGGTCTCTCCCTTGTCCTCACAGGGGCGATGTGGACCTGTCAGCAGTCTGCGAGTACCAGTTGGAAGAGATCCAGAGGGTATTTGAGGGTCCCTACAAGGAGTACCGTGAGCAAGCCCAGAAGTGGGGCCGCTATACTGACCCAGTACCCAGCCCACGGCCAGGCTCGGTGAGTCCTCCAGAGCAGGGATGGGCTCCTGCCCTCAGCCGCAGTACCATTCCCACATGCTGACAGCTCTCCCCCCTTCACTCCTCCCCAGTGCATCAACAACTGGCACCGACGCCATGGCTATACCAGTTCTCTAGAGCTGCCTGATAACACCCTCAACTTCATCAAGAAGCACCCACTGATGGAGGAGCAAGTAGGGCCTCGGTGGGGCCGGCCCTTGCTTGTGAAGAAGGACACCAACTTCACCCACCTGGTGGCTGACCGGGTTACAGGACTTGATGGAGCCACCTATACAGTGCTGTTCATTGGCACAGGTAGGCACGTGGCTATGTGGGCATGGCTACTGGAGGCTGGAAGAAGGCCTGTGTGTCTGGGGCAAGGAGATCTGGAGATGCCCCAGGGGCCCCGTGTCCTTTCATTTATGCCTGTCCTCCCTCAACCCCCACAGGAGACGGCTGGCTGCTTAAGGCTGTGAGCCTGGGGCCCTGGGTCCACCTGATCGAGGAGCTACAGGTGTTTGACCAGGAGCCTGTGGAAAGCTTGGTCCTATCCCGGAGCAAGGTAGTAATCAGGCCCCACCCACCTGTCCCTACACCTTCCCTAGTCCTTTGCTTGGCCAgtacaggggtggggaggcactCGAGCACACCTCACTTAGCTTGGGCAAGTTCCAGGAAACGAGTGCTCACGGAATCTGTGCTCCGCGGGCGTTATATATAGCCAGGTCCCCACGGGGCTGTGTTCCCAGCATTGGGCCTTGGCAGCTGCTCTCCACGCTTCCTTCGGACCCCTTGAGGTTGTGTACAGCCTCTTCTCTGATGGTGCCACTGTTGGTCGGGCCTCTTGGACTGCATTTGTTATGATGCGCTCATGATGCTTTCCTACTGGCTGCCAGTTGTCCTCCAGTCCCAACCCGTTCACCATTTCCCCAAAGTGCTACCCTCCCCTTCTGGTCTGTTTGTGACACCCCTGAACTTTCATGTGCTTGCCTTTGACCAACTATCGTGGCTCAAATTGTTCTCCAGAACATGGAATAATGGCAGAAAGAAAGTCTGTAGTTGAAGAAACACACAGATTGGCAGTCACCAttcaaagagaggaaaacacCTTATGCTATGCTCGTGCTATTGTGAAGGCTGACGGGCCTAGCGGAAAACACACTTCCTGAACTATTTATACTGtactggagtgtgtgtgtgtgtgtgtgcgtgtgtgtgattaTATTCCTCAGCCTCGTGGTTCTGCTGTTCCTATCTAAGAAGGTCACATCTATAAGGTGCTTAGGATTGTGTATGGCTTGTAATAAGCCCGCTGCGTGTTCTCTGGTCCTTCGATTTCTCTCCTCAGACTTCAGCACTGCCCTCTTCCTGCTTTGGCTCCTTTTGCCCCTTTGCTCTCATGTAGCAGTCCAAGCTGCCCCTGGGCCATGTCCTGGCCTGGCTGACTGTCCTGTGCCTCGCTTCTCTTGCAGAAGCTTCTCTTTGCAGGCTCCCGCTCTCAGCTGGTTCAGCTGCCCCTGGCTGACTGCATGAAGTACCGCTCTTGCGCAGACTGCGTCCTCGCTCGGGACCCCTACTGTGCCTGGAGTGTCAACACCAGCCGCTGTGTGACCGTGGGTGGCCACTCTGGGTGAGTGGGTCTCTGCACATGCTAGGACCAGGGATGAAGGGCAGGGTGGTTGGAGTCAGGATGCCCATAGACCCTGCTTCCCCCACCAGGTCCTTGCTGATCCAGCACGTGACAGTCTCAGACACCTCAGGCATTTGTAACCTCCGTGGCAATAAGAAAGGTGAGCTgtcttttctgtccctctcccagtAGGACGGGCCCTAGGCCAGAGCTGGAATGTCTGCATCTCCCCGTGGCCCTGAGTTTCCTGTGCTaactctgctttctctttctctactgcTGCAGTCAGGCTCACACCCAAAAACATCACCGTGGTGGCAGGCACAGACCTGGTGCTGCCCTGCCGCCTCTCTTCCAATTTGGCCCATGCCCGCTGGACCTTTGGGGGCCGGGACCTGCCTGCCGAACAGCCCGGCTCCTTCCTCTATGATGCCCGCCTACAGGCCCTGGTTGTGATGGCTGCCCAGCCCCGCCACGCCGGGGCCTACCACTGCTTTTCAGAGGAGCAGGGGGCGCGGCTGGCTGCTGAAGGCTACCTGGTGGCTGTGGTGGCGGGTCCATCGGTGACCCTGGAGGCCCGGGCACCCTTGGAAAACCTGGGGCTGGTGTGGCTGGCTGTGGTGGCCCTGGGGGCCGTGTGCCTGGTACTGCTGCTGCTTGTTTTGTCCCTGCGCCGGCGGCTGCGGGAGGAACTGGAGAAAGGTGCCAAGGCGGCGGAGAGGACCCTGGTGTACCCTCTGGAGCTGCCCAAGGAGCCTACCAGCCCCCCGTTCAGGCCTGGCCCTGAGGCCGATGAGAAACTCTGGGATCCTGTTGGCTACTACTACTCGGACGGCTCCCTCAAGATTGTGCCTGGACACGCTCGCTGCCAGCCCGGGGGCGGGCCCCCTTCTCCACCTCCAGGCATCCCCGGCCAGCCCCTGCCTTCTCCGACCCGGCTTCACCTGGGGGGCGGGCGGAACTCAAATGCCAATGGCTACGTCCGCTTACAGCTGGGAGGGGAGGACCGCGGCGGGCTTGGGCACCCGCTGCCAGAGCTCGCTGATGAACTGAGGCGCAAACTGCAGCAGCGCCAGCCGCTGCCGGACTCCAATCCTGAGGAGTCCTCGGTATGAGGGGCCCCCACCGCTTCACAGGGGCAGCGTGGGAGGTGCAGCTCCTACTTTTGCACAGGCATCAGCTACCTCAGGGACATGGCACGGGCACCTGCTCGGCCTGGGACAGACCCTGCCCAGCACCCGTCCGGCCATGAGGACCTGCTCTGCTCAGCACGGGCACTGCCACTTGGTGTGGCTCACCAGGGCACCAGCCTCGCAGAAGGcatcttcctcctctctgtgAGGGGCTGTGAATCACGGACACATGGGACCCCAGCAGCCAAAACTTTTCAAGGCAGAAGTTGGAGATGTGGGTGTGTTTGTATCTATATGTacgtgtatgtgggtgtgtgcatgtgtgtgtgtgtgtgacatagtctttctgtttctgtgtgtgtgcctgtatgtgtgtgtgtgatagtcTTCCTTTTTCTGTCAAGTCTTCCCTTGGCCTGGGGGTCCTCCTGGTGAGTCATTGGAGCTATGAAGGGGAAGGGGTTGTATCACTTTGCCTCTCCTACCCCCACCTGTCCCAGTGTGGGGCAGCGATGTACATAtgggggtgggctgggcaggGTGCTGTGCTCCTTTTGGGGGGTCCAGGGCTCTGGGGTGGGCCTGGTCCTGCTCCTAGGGCTGTGAATGTTttcagggtggggggagggagatggaTTCTCCTGTGTGTTTGGGGCAAGGGTGGGAGGGGCCTCCCACTTGGCCCTGGGGTTCAGTGGTATTTTATACATGTCCTCCCTTATGGGGCTGGGAAAGgttgtgtggggggagggggagggaggagagagggtgggcATGCTGTGGATATTGCATATCCTCTCCCAGCCCTAGGAGGAGGGCTCCTAACAGTGTAACTTATTGTGTCCCCGCGTATTTATTTGTTGtaaatatttgagtatttttatattgaCAAATAAAATCGAGAAAACAATGTTACTGTGGTAGGGATAAGACATTTGGGCTAAAACATTCTGGGCTGGACGAACCTCACCTCCCTATAGTTCTGGGTCAGCTGCCCCTAATATTGTCTCTACCCTCCTGCCTGTGCCCCTCTCCAGTCGGGGAATAGCCCAGGCGCCAGTGTTTTCCCACAGTGGTAGCTGTGAGGCTGGGAACCAGACCAGAGCCACAGCCTCTTCAAGCCAGCTTTGGCTTCTGGCCAAAGGGAGAAGTTAGGgcactgggaggcagggagagtggggaggggcttggTTTCCCAGAACTCTGGGAAGGGGAAGTGGGAGTGAGGGGTAAAAGGAGGGGAACTTCTTAGAAAGAGCTTAAGGTTGTATGGACTGGCTTGTGTGAGGATGGGGCTCTGAACCAGCTTAGGGGAGGAAAGGCTACCTCCATCCTACCTATGCCCCAGGAATGTTAGTCCTGAACACTTCAGCTATGTGGAGCATGGAACTTCCCCACTACCACCCAGTGTGCACCAAGCCACTGTCCTATCTAAGTAGTGGTACAAGGAGGGCCCAGATACTTGTAAGGAAAACAAGCCCCAGCCTGGATTCTGTAATTCATGCCCACAGATAGAGACAGTTGAAAAGTCCTCCCCACACGTGACTGGTCTGGAGGGCCTGCGGTGGCTGAAATGGGCCGCTGCCCCGGGTGTCCTCAGCTGTAGGAAAGGGCTATGAATCTGGAGACTTCTGGGTACGCTAAGATTC
Protein-coding sequences here:
- the SEMA4C gene encoding semaphorin-4C — encoded protein: MAPHWAVWLLAVGLWGLGIGAEVWWNLVPRKTVSSGELATVVRRFSQTGIQDFLTLTLTEQTGLLYVGAREALFAFSVEALELQGAISWEAPAEKKAECIQKGKSNQTECFNFIRFLQPYNTSHLYVCGTYAFQPKCTYIDMLTFTLERGEFEDGKGKCPYDPAKGHTGLLVDGELYSATLNNFLGTEPVILRNMGPHHSMKTEYLAFWLNEPHFVGSAYIPESVGSFTGDDDKVYFFFSERAVEYDCYAEQVVARVARVCKGDMGGARTLQRKWTTFLKARLVCSAPDWQLYFNQLQALHTLQDASWHNTTFFGVFRARWGDVDLSAVCEYQLEEIQRVFEGPYKEYREQAQKWGRYTDPVPSPRPGSCINNWHRRHGYTSSLELPDNTLNFIKKHPLMEEQVGPRWGRPLLVKKDTNFTHLVADRVTGLDGATYTVLFIGTGDGWLLKAVSLGPWVHLIEELQVFDQEPVESLVLSRSKKLLFAGSRSQLVQLPLADCMKYRSCADCVLARDPYCAWSVNTSRCVTVGGHSGSLLIQHVTVSDTSGICNLRGNKKVRLTPKNITVVAGTDLVLPCRLSSNLAHARWTFGGRDLPAEQPGSFLYDARLQALVVMAAQPRHAGAYHCFSEEQGARLAAEGYLVAVVAGPSVTLEARAPLENLGLVWLAVVALGAVCLVLLLLVLSLRRRLREELEKGAKAAERTLVYPLELPKEPTSPPFRPGPEADEKLWDPVGYYYSDGSLKIVPGHARCQPGGGPPSPPPGIPGQPLPSPTRLHLGGGRNSNANGYVRLQLGGEDRGGLGHPLPELADELRRKLQQRQPLPDSNPEESSV